The DNA region TCGCGATTGGCGACAACCTCCTGCAGAAGCCATTTGTCAGCGACCTGATGCGTCTTAACAAAAGCTTTATCGTGCATCGCTCGATCATCGGGCGTCGCGAGAAGATGGCGGCTTATCAACTGCTGTCGGCGTACATCAATCACTCGATTACCAAGGACTGCCAGTCAATCTGGATCGCGCAGGCCGAGGGCCGTGCCAAGGACGGCGATGACCGCACCGAATCGGCGATCCTCAAGATGTTCCACATGAGCCGCAAGGAAGAACCGTTTGGCGAGGTGATTCGTTCGCTGAACCTGATCCCGGTGTCGATCAGCTATGAATACGACCCGTGTGACAGTGCCAAAGCCCGCGAGCTGTATATCCGCGCGACCACCGGCTCGTACACCAAGACGCCTGGCGAAGATGACGTCAGCATCGCGCTGGGCATCACCGGTTACAAAGGGCGCGTACACGTGAACTTTGCACCGCCGATTACCGAGTATTTCGAAGACACCAAGCAACTGGCTATCGAAATGGACCGGCAGATTCTCGGCGGCTATCGCCTGTTCCCGGTGCATTACCTGGCGTACGCGCAATGGGCCGATGCAGACCCGGCACTTGAGGTGCCAAAGGCCGAGGCGCTGTTCCCGGCCGATGAACTGGAGCGCGCCAGAGACGAATGGGAAAGCCGTCTGGCAGGCGTGCCTGCCGAGCATCGGCCGTTCCTGGTGCAGCAATACGCGACGCCGGTTCGTAACCAGTATCGTGTCAAAGCGGGGCTGGCGCTTTGATCAGGGCTTGAATGCGCAGCGTGGATGTGTGACGCAGAGCGTCACGCACTGCATTCTCACGCCGAGCGTGCGGAACGAGAATCTTGTAACGCTTGTGCCAATGCTCTGCGTCGGCCTGCCGTCCTCGATGCTCTGCGCCTGACGCTGTGGCACGCCGAAACATCCTGCACAAAAATACCCCGCCGCTGTCACCCAAGCGTAACGCAGCGCCTGCATTGTGTGGCTCCTCAAGAAACGGACTTCACTCTTTTTGGAGCTTGTCATGCTGCATGCAAAAAATCAGGATCGCCTTTATCTCATGGCCCAGAGCGATGAGCAGCAGGAGTTGATCGATGGCCTGGCCTTCAATGTTCAGGACCGCCACTGGCTGGTCTACTGCGCACTGGGCGGGCATGTTCATCACGACCTGCCAGACCTGGATCAGGACACCGGCTTCAGCTTTCTGGAGTTCTATCAGCAGGCAGCCTGAGCCTGGCCGCTATTGCCCGGCCGCCAACTGCCAGAAAATAAAAAGCCCGGCCTCTTCAACAGGGGCCGGGCTTTTTAATGACTGCAGGATTTACTGCGACAGGGTCGAACCGATGGTTGCGTCCTGGAAAACGCGGGTCAGCGCGTCGCTCAACACGTCGCTGACCAGCTTGGTGTTGGTTTCCTGGTTCGGCGCCATGCCGAAACGCTGATCCAGCGATGCTGCGTAACGACCGCTGTAGGTACGGCCGTTGTTGCGCACGTCAGCACGGAATGTCGAGCTGATGGTGGCTTCGGTCACGTACAGGCCTTCTTTCGGCGACTGGTACTTCAGGTCCGCCAGCGTGACCGTCAACTGCGGAGCATTGCCGCTCTGGGTCGGGGTGAAGCCCAGCAGGCGCACCGCTGCTTCAGCCTGAGCCTGCAGTTTCGGAACAATGTCAGCACCGTTGACGCTAATGGCGCTGGTTTCCGGGTACATACCGCCACGCGTACCCAGCGTCGGACCAGGACGGCCGTCAACCACACGTACAACCACCGGCTGACCACGACCAACCGGAGCAAGCTGTGCGTTGATCTTGGGGGTAGGGCTCAATTGTTGCGGACTGTGGGCGCAGCCCACCAGGGTCAAACTGCTTACAGCAAGCAAACCGAACAAAATGCGACGCAGCATGCTCATTTCTCCATGGGCCAGACACTGAATGTGCAGCAGTATAGCGGCGGGCGTCACCCGCCCACCAGTAGCCAGTGGCCGCTGAGCGGTAAACCCGGAAGGCCGATAGCCGCCAACCGCTGAGGCGGCGCAATGTAATCAGGACGTAACATCCGCGCGGCAGACTCGCCCTCATCGCACAGACGCTCATCCACGTCACAGGAGCTGCGCCATGAATCTGTTCCGTTCCCTGTTCTCGGCACGCCGCCAATTCCGCCATTACGCGCGCGTTGATCAGGCAGGCATCTGCCGGGCATTCAAGCACTGCGCGCAGCGCCCTTCCGGCGTCGAATGGGTCGAAGTGACCGAGCAACGACTGGGCTGGTTGAACCAGCCACTGCCCGCCAGCGCCAGAGTGACGCAGCCTCGCGTGCGTTCGAGTCGCGGCCAGTTGCTCACCGCCTGACCCGATGGCGAATAAAAGTCATTTAAACCGATCAATTCCTGTCATTTCATCGCTATAATCTCCCCCCGATTATAAGGACGTCTCCTGATCGGGCCTCGCAGCATCGCTAATCCTCGTATTAGCTCCTTCGTACTGCCCACAGAGAGCCGCCCACACAGGTCATTTGCGCACGGGTGTGCTCGATGAACGGTGCAGAATGCTCGAATCGTATCGAACCTTTCTCGCCTGACAGCGCCTCACTCTTTATGCACCTGACCTGCCAGCGCTGTCATCGCAGCCATTTTGAGGTTTGGTTCACGTTCCCAAAAGGACGTGAAAAACGGGTTTCACTACTTCACAAGAGTGTGGCGAGCAAATGAATAGGTACGCGTTTGTAAATGCACCATCAGTGTCTGAACCGGCCCTTTTGCACAGGACTGACCGCAGCTGCGCCTCCATCACCGGAGCCTGACGCCATCGCCGGGAGCCTTTGCGATAGCAGGCTCCCTGACGATGGTAGAATGGCCCTGCGGGCTTGAAAATGAGTTCATGCTGGCCTGATGAACCATGATTGAGCCTGACCGGGACCTGCGCTTTGGAAGCGAAGAATTGCGAAGAATCGGACAGGCGATCCTGGCCGGGAAATGAGGGCACCACCTTGATCCACGCCCCGCACACCCGGCAATCAGCCTCAGGATCGTATGCCGTCAATTTGGTGCTGCAGATTTTGGAGACGCGTTAATGGCGCATAACGAAGCAGTCGACGTAGTACTGGTCGGAGCGGGCATCATGAGTGCCACGCTGGCGGTATTGCTCAAAGAGCTCGACCCCGGCCTGAAGCTGGAAGTCGTTGAGCTGATGGATTCCGGCGCTGCGGAGAGTTCCAACCCGTGGAACAACGCCGGCACCGGTCATGCCGGTCTGTGCGAGCTGAACTACACGCCGCCCGCCGCCGATGGCTCCATCGACATCAAGAAAGCCGTACACATCAATACCCAGTTCGAGGTCTCGAAGCAGTTCTGGGCCTACCTGGCACGCAAGGGCACCTTCGGTTCGGCGAAGTCGTTCATCAATCAGGTCCCGCACCTGAGCTTCGTGCAGGGCGAAAAAGGCATCTCGTTCCTCAAGACCCGTTTTGAGGCGATGAGCAAGCATCACGCGTTCTCTTCGATGGAATACACCGAAGACAAGGCCAGGCTGGCCGAGTGGATGCCGCTGATGATGCCCGGACGTCCGGCCGACGAAAAAATCGCGGCAACGCGCATGATGAACGGCACTGACGTCAATTTCGGTGCGCTGACCAATCAGTTGCTCACTCACCTCTCCCGCTCTGCGGACGCGCAGATCAAGTACCGCAGCCGTGTCACTGATCTGACCCGCAAGGGTGCTGGCTGGACCGTGACCGTCAAGGACGTGAACGGCGGCGGCACGCGGCAGATCGACGCAAAATTCGTGTTCCTTGGCGCAGGTGGCGCAGCACTGCCGCTGTTGCAGCTCTCGGGCATCGAAGAAAGCAAAGGGTTTGGCGGCTTCCCGGTCAGCGGCCAGTGGCTGCGTTGTGACAACCCGGAAGTGGTCAGGCACCATCAGGCCAAGGTCTACAGCCAGGCAGCGGTCGGTTCGCCACCGATGTCGGTGCCGCACCTGGACACCCGTGTGGTCGACGGCAAGAAATCCCTGTTGTTCGGGCCTTATGCCGGCTTTACCACCAAGTTCCTGAAACACGGATCGTTCCTCGACCTGCCGCTCTCTGTGCGTATCGCCAACATCAAGCCGATGCTGGCTGTGGCGCGCGACAACATGGACCTGACCAAGTACCTGGTCAG from Pseudomonas syringae includes:
- a CDS encoding 1-acyl-sn-glycerol-3-phosphate acyltransferase; the encoded protein is MGEFDAIRPYNDAEVPAVLARLLSDKAFLAILTKFRFPRLASAFGWILQPTLARKLRREFAGIDSVATLQDKVEYYVDHTIERATDGVTYTGVEQLKSGSAYLFLANHRDIVMDPAFVNYAVYHAGLPTPRIAIGDNLLQKPFVSDLMRLNKSFIVHRSIIGRREKMAAYQLLSAYINHSITKDCQSIWIAQAEGRAKDGDDRTESAILKMFHMSRKEEPFGEVIRSLNLIPVSISYEYDPCDSAKARELYIRATTGSYTKTPGEDDVSIALGITGYKGRVHVNFAPPITEYFEDTKQLAIEMDRQILGGYRLFPVHYLAYAQWADADPALEVPKAEALFPADELERARDEWESRLAGVPAEHRPFLVQQYATPVRNQYRVKAGLAL
- a CDS encoding YajG family lipoprotein, whose translation is MLRRILFGLLAVSSLTLVGCAHSPQQLSPTPKINAQLAPVGRGQPVVVRVVDGRPGPTLGTRGGMYPETSAISVNGADIVPKLQAQAEAAVRLLGFTPTQSGNAPQLTVTLADLKYQSPKEGLYVTEATISSTFRADVRNNGRTYSGRYAASLDQRFGMAPNQETNTKLVSDVLSDALTRVFQDATIGSTLSQ
- the mqo gene encoding malate dehydrogenase (quinone), giving the protein MAHNEAVDVVLVGAGIMSATLAVLLKELDPGLKLEVVELMDSGAAESSNPWNNAGTGHAGLCELNYTPPAADGSIDIKKAVHINTQFEVSKQFWAYLARKGTFGSAKSFINQVPHLSFVQGEKGISFLKTRFEAMSKHHAFSSMEYTEDKARLAEWMPLMMPGRPADEKIAATRMMNGTDVNFGALTNQLLTHLSRSADAQIKYRSRVTDLTRKGAGWTVTVKDVNGGGTRQIDAKFVFLGAGGAALPLLQLSGIEESKGFGGFPVSGQWLRCDNPEVVRHHQAKVYSQAAVGSPPMSVPHLDTRVVDGKKSLLFGPYAGFTTKFLKHGSFLDLPLSVRIANIKPMLAVARDNMDLTKYLVSEVMQSMEQRLESLRRFYPQAKAEDWRLEVAGQRVQIIKKDPKKGGVLQFGTELVSAQDGSLAALLGASPGASVTVSIMLELLERCFPEKTRTEWAAKLNEIFPAREKILETDAQLYERISSQNDEALELVEKSNQEQTFA